From the genome of Xyrauchen texanus isolate HMW12.3.18 chromosome 22, RBS_HiC_50CHRs, whole genome shotgun sequence, one region includes:
- the LOC127662567 gene encoding DNA-binding protein inhibitor ID-3-like — protein sequence MKAICPVRSVRSCYEAVCCVSEQSLAISRCKSPSEELSDMNDCYSKLKELVPSIPQNKSVSQVEILQHVIDYIFDLQIALENETDTNNASDLFMSMKNSEMTRNFSKEDGALCH from the exons ATGAAGGCTATCTGTCCCGTTCGGTCTGTCAGAAGCTGTTATGAGGCAGTTTGCTGTGTCTCAGAGCAGAGCCTCGCCATCAGCCGTTGCAAGAGTCCCTCTGAGGAGCTGTCCGACATGAATGACTGTTACTCTAAACTCAAAGAACTGGTGCCCAGTATCCCTCAGAACAAGTCCGTGAGTCAGGTGGAGATTCTTCAGCATGTAATAGATTACATCTTCGACTTACAGATAGCGCTGGAAAACGAGACGGACACAAACAACGCGTCCGACTTGTTCATGTCAATGAAG AATTCAGAGATGACCCGTAATTTCTCCAAAGAGGATGGAGCTCTGTGCCATTAG